Proteins encoded in a region of the Paenibacillus sp. E222 genome:
- a CDS encoding S-layer homology domain-containing protein: MRNTSDPIKENSNVMNAQGGEKKVMKKILSVALSTAMAFSMFASVAFGDTAVSAQQQFDALKAKGIFTGYPDGTAGLNKEMTRAEFAKVITKLLGLKEITGVYSYNDKNYNAKNWAAPYIEAVTAAGIMEGKNVEKKIFDFNGKVTVEEMAKVLTIALELEVPAETNNSATTWAKGYVQAAINAGLLDSKLNFQSNASRELLVGAAYAIDQAQSLKVTKYEVSEGGKVVTFTISDGETVKVTLDKALEANKETEVKFTYKEKEFTEKVTYVVEAATKVQSASSVNLKEVDVAFDGKVDKATATDKNNYTVDAGSRKVKSVTLLEDGKTARLLLDTTSAGAFTQGTTYKVVVKNVKSSTGTVLPQGEVSFTSADNVLPTVTEVKALGTKVIKVTFSEPVKAPTSSNFQLDGKAFVGNVTLGANEREVILRDYTGSISEGAHKLTTSLVEDYAGLKSLSATTDFTVAVDTEGPKVTEISATLEKVTVTFDEEIDPASLTDESFYWLSGSTKKTGKATQISGNVYEVDFNANGNRLPGYETTLYVNVKDYSGNVNAVKEHKVTASVDLVQPRVLEVSYGSMNANELTVRFDKAVNAADKKYFTIKKGDDTYPVQSVRAIDGTNKVFNVTFYAPLAYGTYNIKVSGLTDTTALKNVLVDYEGTFVAGDTTQPAADAVDANSNTRKVSITLDREMDLATLSNRSNYYVSFKKQNSSVVERIALPSDVQLDVVNTGKSVVLTFPQYIEATPVTFNADGTGTVSKILITGLKSKSGQNVGIVDEPVKTAALALSSVAQKDARTFEVLFNQVIATASTSDFTIGGVYPTSVSIDGKKVTLKTGSDFAGNNTIRVLTGNGIQTYSGNTIVSASDSTTDAVAPKVSLASNSVLDQVNKKIVIPFTANLDTSYQGNDNLGVDAANDLIIKKLGATNTPALSPKIDYTTRIIENNKLEVTFTDNTYTNEYSVQVKKDANFIRSNGKAAAESEVFATTKNKFDDVEAASAKFAEVTAAVKAKATVGGLTFTAKEGGEFAANVTVVTGTAFGVAKDADGDYTITVLANSTNNDVIANLTQEDVPFSASLAAGAQGIDTVGAGNAQFANGSNAKGTVTVALNVASEVSEVKVDGNPVAANNLTVAQDGKSFVIANVDASQVGKNVTAKVQGPSGEEKTITEAITK; the protein is encoded by the coding sequence ATGAGGAATACGAGCGACCCTATTAAAGAAAATTCAAATGTTATGAACGCCCAAGGAGGAGAAAAAAAGGTTATGAAGAAAATTTTATCCGTAGCTCTGTCTACAGCAATGGCATTCTCAATGTTTGCATCTGTAGCATTCGGTGATACAGCAGTATCAGCACAACAACAGTTTGATGCATTGAAAGCAAAAGGTATTTTCACTGGTTACCCAGATGGAACTGCTGGTTTGAACAAAGAGATGACTCGCGCTGAGTTCGCAAAAGTTATCACTAAATTGCTTGGCCTGAAAGAAATCACTGGTGTATATTCTTACAACGATAAAAACTACAATGCTAAAAACTGGGCTGCTCCTTACATCGAAGCAGTAACAGCTGCAGGCATCATGGAAGGTAAAAACGTTGAGAAGAAAATCTTCGACTTTAACGGTAAAGTAACAGTTGAAGAAATGGCGAAAGTTCTGACAATCGCTTTGGAACTTGAAGTTCCAGCTGAAACTAACAACTCAGCAACAACTTGGGCTAAAGGTTATGTTCAAGCGGCAATCAACGCTGGATTGCTTGATTCCAAATTGAACTTCCAATCTAACGCTTCCCGTGAATTGCTTGTAGGCGCTGCTTACGCAATTGACCAAGCGCAAAGCTTGAAAGTTACTAAATACGAAGTAAGTGAAGGCGGTAAAGTCGTTACTTTCACAATCAGTGACGGCGAAACTGTAAAAGTTACTTTGGATAAAGCTCTTGAAGCTAACAAAGAAACTGAAGTGAAATTTACTTACAAAGAAAAAGAATTCACGGAAAAAGTTACTTATGTTGTAGAAGCTGCAACTAAAGTACAATCCGCTTCTTCTGTTAACTTGAAAGAAGTAGACGTTGCTTTTGACGGTAAAGTAGACAAAGCTACTGCAACTGACAAAAATAACTACACTGTTGATGCAGGTTCAAGAAAAGTTAAATCTGTAACTTTGTTGGAAGATGGTAAAACAGCACGTCTCTTGTTGGATACAACTTCTGCAGGTGCATTCACACAAGGAACTACTTACAAAGTAGTTGTTAAAAACGTGAAATCTTCTACTGGTACAGTATTGCCACAAGGTGAAGTTTCCTTCACATCTGCTGACAATGTACTGCCTACAGTAACAGAAGTTAAAGCTCTGGGAACTAAAGTTATCAAAGTAACTTTCTCTGAGCCAGTTAAAGCTCCAACAAGTAGCAACTTCCAATTGGATGGTAAAGCGTTTGTTGGTAATGTAACTTTGGGTGCAAATGAGCGTGAAGTAATCCTGCGCGATTACACAGGTTCAATCTCCGAAGGAGCACACAAACTCACAACTTCTTTGGTTGAAGACTATGCAGGATTGAAATCTTTGTCTGCAACAACTGATTTCACAGTAGCTGTTGATACTGAAGGTCCTAAAGTGACTGAAATTTCTGCTACTTTGGAAAAAGTCACAGTGACTTTTGATGAAGAAATCGATCCAGCGTCCTTGACTGATGAAAGCTTCTACTGGTTGTCCGGATCTACTAAGAAAACTGGTAAAGCAACTCAAATTTCAGGAAACGTATATGAAGTTGACTTCAATGCTAACGGTAATCGTTTGCCTGGCTACGAAACTACATTGTATGTTAACGTTAAAGATTATTCCGGTAACGTAAATGCGGTTAAAGAACATAAAGTCACTGCAAGTGTAGACCTTGTTCAACCTCGCGTATTGGAAGTATCTTATGGTTCTATGAATGCTAATGAGTTGACTGTAAGATTTGACAAAGCTGTTAACGCTGCAGATAAAAAGTACTTCACTATCAAAAAAGGTGACGATACTTACCCTGTACAAAGTGTAAGAGCAATTGATGGAACAAACAAAGTATTTAATGTTACTTTCTATGCTCCGCTTGCTTATGGCACTTATAACATCAAAGTATCTGGTCTGACTGATACTACTGCATTGAAAAATGTTCTTGTTGACTACGAAGGAACATTTGTTGCAGGTGATACTACTCAACCAGCTGCAGATGCAGTAGATGCTAACAGCAACACTCGCAAAGTATCTATTACTCTTGATAGAGAAATGGATCTGGCAACATTGAGCAACCGTAGCAACTACTATGTTTCTTTCAAGAAACAAAATAGTTCTGTAGTTGAAAGAATTGCTCTTCCTTCAGATGTACAACTTGATGTAGTGAACACTGGTAAATCTGTTGTTCTCACATTCCCGCAATATATTGAAGCTACTCCAGTTACTTTTAATGCAGATGGAACTGGAACTGTTTCTAAAATCTTGATCACTGGTTTGAAATCTAAATCCGGACAAAATGTCGGTATTGTAGACGAACCAGTGAAAACTGCAGCTCTTGCATTGAGCAGTGTTGCACAAAAAGATGCAAGAACATTTGAAGTGCTCTTTAACCAAGTCATTGCTACAGCAAGCACAAGTGACTTCACAATCGGTGGTGTATACCCTACTTCGGTATCAATCGATGGTAAAAAGGTAACTTTGAAAACAGGTTCTGATTTTGCAGGTAATAACACTATTAGAGTTCTTACAGGTAATGGAATCCAAACTTATTCCGGGAACACTATCGTAAGTGCTTCTGATAGCACTACTGATGCAGTTGCTCCTAAAGTTAGCTTGGCAAGTAATTCTGTGTTAGACCAAGTTAATAAGAAAATTGTGATCCCATTCACTGCAAACTTGGATACATCTTACCAAGGTAATGATAATCTTGGAGTTGACGCGGCGAACGATTTGATCATCAAAAAATTAGGCGCAACAAATACTCCTGCATTGTCTCCAAAAATTGATTATACTACTAGAATCATTGAAAACAATAAACTTGAAGTAACATTCACTGATAACACTTATACTAATGAGTACTCAGTACAAGTTAAGAAGGATGCTAACTTCATCCGTTCAAATGGTAAAGCAGCTGCAGAATCTGAAGTTTTTGCAACTACTAAAAACAAATTTGACGATGTTGAAGCTGCAAGTGCTAAATTTGCTGAAGTAACAGCTGCAGTAAAAGCTAAAGCTACAGTAGGCGGTTTGACTTTCACTGCTAAAGAAGGTGGAGAGTTCGCTGCTAATGTAACAGTAGTAACTGGTACAGCGTTCGGTGTGGCTAAAGATGCAGATGGTGATTACACAATTACTGTTCTTGCTAATTCCACAAATAATGATGTTATTGCTAATCTGACTCAAGAAGATGTGCCTTTCAGCGCTTCTCTTGCTGCAGGAGCACAAGGTATTGATACTGTAGGCGCTGGCAATGCTCAATTTGCGAATGGCTCTAATGCTAAAGGAACTGTAACTGTAGCTTTGAATGTTGCTTCCGAAGTATCTGAAGTCAAAGTTGATGGTAATCCAGTTGCAGCTAATAACTTGACAGTTGCTCAAGATGGAAAAAGCTTTGTAATTGCTAACGTTGATGCTTCCCAAGTAGGTAAAAACGTTACTGCAAAAGTTCAAGGTCCAAGCGGTGAAGAAAAAACAATCACTGAAGCAATTACTAAGTAA